Proteins encoded by one window of Bradyrhizobium sp. B097:
- a CDS encoding GIY-YIG nuclease family protein, which produces MNAAVYYVYILASRRHGTLYIGVSNDLSNRLTLHRSGRGSQFVKKYGVTRLVYMEVYASPQEAIAREKALKEWRRDWKVRLIEQDNPEWSDLSHLL; this is translated from the coding sequence ATGAATGCCGCAGTCTATTACGTTTACATTCTCGCGAGCCGCCGCCATGGGACGCTCTACATTGGCGTCAGCAACGATCTTTCCAATCGGCTTACGCTTCATCGCTCTGGACGCGGCTCACAATTCGTCAAGAAGTACGGCGTCACGCGACTGGTTTACATGGAGGTCTACGCTTCACCACAAGAGGCGATCGCACGGGAAAAGGCGCTGAAGGAATGGCGCCGCGACTGGAAGGTTCGCCTGATCGAGCAAGACAATCCGGAGTGGAGCGATCTGTCCCATCTTCTCTGA